In a genomic window of Thiosocius teredinicola:
- a CDS encoding FAD assembly factor SdhE, giving the protein MTDTKPTLDSLRWQCRRGMLELDFVLERYLDDHYEQADQAEQALFHTLLTAQDPELQVWLLNGEPHPNAAYQPLIAKIRGI; this is encoded by the coding sequence ATGACAGATACCAAACCCACCTTGGATTCACTTCGCTGGCAATGCCGCCGTGGCATGCTCGAACTGGACTTCGTGCTCGAACGTTATCTGGACGACCACTACGAGCAGGCGGACCAGGCCGAACAGGCGCTGTTTCATACGTTGCTGACCGCACAAGATCCGGAACTCCAGGTTTGGTTGCTCAATGGTGAGCCGCATCCGAATGCGGCGTATCAACCGCTGATCGCCAAGATCAGAGGCATCTGA